One genomic window of Streptomyces sp. NBC_01498 includes the following:
- a CDS encoding S1 family peptidase: MVAAISLQTASASAAPAPDAPAKTQAAAPLAPPVVGGTRAAQGEFPFMVRLSMGCGGSLYSSTVVLTAAHCVGATGNNTSITATAGVVDLQSTSAVKVRSTKIYRAPGYNGSGKDWALIKLAAPINLPTLKIATTTAYNSGTFTVAGWGSATEGGAQQRYLLKANVPFVSDASCNSSYGGQIIAGEEICAGYAAGGTDTCQGDSGGPMFRRDNTNAWIQVGIVSWGNGCARPNYPGVYTEVSTFASAIASAAATL; the protein is encoded by the coding sequence ATGGTCGCCGCCATCAGCCTCCAGACCGCCTCTGCCTCCGCCGCCCCCGCGCCGGACGCCCCCGCCAAGACGCAGGCCGCGGCCCCCCTCGCCCCGCCCGTCGTCGGCGGCACCCGCGCCGCCCAGGGCGAGTTCCCCTTCATGGTCCGCCTCTCCATGGGCTGCGGCGGCTCGCTCTACTCGTCCACCGTCGTGCTGACCGCCGCGCACTGCGTCGGAGCCACCGGCAACAACACCAGCATCACCGCCACCGCCGGTGTCGTGGACCTCCAGAGCACCAGCGCCGTCAAGGTCCGCTCCACCAAGATCTACCGCGCCCCCGGCTACAACGGCTCGGGCAAGGACTGGGCGCTGATCAAGCTCGCCGCGCCCATCAACCTGCCGACCCTGAAGATCGCCACCACCACGGCGTACAACAGCGGCACCTTCACCGTCGCCGGCTGGGGCTCGGCCACCGAGGGCGGCGCCCAGCAGCGCTACCTCCTCAAGGCCAACGTGCCCTTCGTCTCCGACGCGAGCTGCAACTCCTCCTACGGCGGCCAGATCATCGCCGGTGAAGAGATCTGCGCCGGCTACGCCGCGGGCGGCACCGACACCTGCCAGGGCGACTCCGGCGGCCCGATGTTCCGCCGCGACAACACCAACGCCTGGATCCAGGTCGGCATCGTGAGCTGGGGCAACGGCTGCGCCCGGCCCAACTACCCCGGTGTCTACACCGAGGTCTCCACCTTCGCGTCCGCCATCGCGTCGGCCGCCGCCACCCTCTGA
- a CDS encoding chorismate mutase: MTTSDNGALDESVQAELERLRGSIDNIDAAVVHMLAERFKCTQQVGLLKAAHRLPPADHAREARQITRLRELAENARLDPTFAEKLLNFIIAEVIRHHETLADNSGRTPR, encoded by the coding sequence ATGACCACGAGCGACAACGGCGCACTCGACGAGTCCGTCCAGGCCGAACTGGAACGCCTCCGCGGGAGCATCGACAACATCGACGCGGCCGTCGTCCACATGCTGGCCGAACGGTTCAAATGCACCCAGCAGGTCGGCCTCCTCAAGGCCGCCCACCGTCTGCCGCCCGCCGACCACGCCCGCGAGGCCCGGCAGATCACCCGGCTGAGAGAACTCGCCGAGAACGCCCGCCTCGACCCCACGTTCGCCGAGAAACTCCTCAACTTCATCATCGCCGAGGTCATCCGCCACCACGAGACCCTCGCCGACAACTCGGGGCGCACACCCCGCTAG